One genomic segment of Cerasicoccus sp. TK19100 includes these proteins:
- a CDS encoding GntR family transcriptional regulator codes for MEELRHEITSGELKPGQLFSENEIAKKLGISRTPVRDAINALVFEGLVEQIPQVGIRVREFTESDLQELFEVRQMLEVHATNECSKIAKGNNKIREELTSITDEMRHFANQDNLQLFLMNDIKFHHRVVDIAKLNFVKSIIEQIGNRIKLTGFYSSPTQSEMHEATDEHVAIANGIYAGPEFAGGAMLEHLMKTIIRINKNTNYKLK; via the coding sequence TTGGAGGAACTTCGCCACGAAATCACAAGTGGCGAGCTAAAACCCGGTCAACTTTTCTCAGAAAATGAAATCGCAAAAAAGCTTGGAATCTCGAGAACTCCCGTTCGGGACGCAATCAACGCTCTCGTTTTCGAGGGACTGGTTGAGCAAATTCCCCAAGTTGGAATCCGTGTCAGAGAATTCACAGAATCAGACCTGCAAGAGTTGTTTGAAGTGCGCCAAATGCTTGAAGTGCACGCGACAAACGAATGTAGCAAAATAGCAAAAGGGAACAATAAAATCAGAGAAGAACTTACATCTATAACTGATGAGATGAGACATTTTGCAAACCAAGACAACCTTCAACTATTCCTAATGAATGATATAAAATTCCATCATAGAGTAGTAGATATAGCTAAACTAAATTTTGTGAAGTCTATAATAGAGCAAATTGGAAATCGTATTAAATTGACCGGATTCTACTCCAGTCCAACACAGAGCGAAATGCATGAGGCGACCGATGAGCATGTTGCAATAGCCAACGGGATATATGCCGGACCAGAATTCGCTGGTGGCGCAATGTTGGAACACTTGATGAAAACAATAATTAGAATTAACAAAAACACCAATTATAAACTCAAATGA
- a CDS encoding nitrilase-related carbon-nitrogen hydrolase — protein MKIAIVQSDCQSGNVEQNIENIICNIEKCSRQSADLAVFPEMSDTGYHMPTIVKTASTWEDGPFQEIAAAASKFNINVAIGLSEKTDKTIYNTIAVVGRSGNLVNKYRKTHLITADPICEQNYIGFGKSLETCELEGVRFGLMTCYDIRFPEISRIYALDQVDAIIVPAAFPLLRQDHWDILTRARAIENQLFLIASNRVGADEGFLFCGNSRIVDPYGVLSATCSTIDETIAIAEVDKLRINEIRSKMQIFPDRKVQIYKQHSNKLF, from the coding sequence ATGAAAATAGCAATAGTTCAAAGTGATTGCCAGTCCGGTAATGTAGAGCAAAATATTGAAAATATTATTTGCAACATCGAGAAATGCTCAAGGCAGTCTGCGGACTTGGCGGTATTTCCAGAAATGAGCGATACGGGCTACCATATGCCAACTATCGTTAAGACCGCATCCACTTGGGAGGATGGGCCATTTCAAGAAATTGCAGCAGCAGCCTCAAAGTTCAATATTAACGTAGCTATTGGTTTATCTGAAAAAACGGATAAGACAATTTATAACACAATTGCCGTGGTAGGCAGATCTGGAAATCTTGTAAATAAATACCGAAAGACACACCTTATAACAGCAGACCCAATTTGTGAGCAAAATTATATTGGATTCGGCAAGTCGCTTGAGACTTGTGAGTTGGAAGGTGTGCGCTTCGGACTGATGACCTGCTATGACATCCGCTTTCCAGAAATATCCAGAATTTATGCATTGGATCAAGTTGATGCAATCATAGTTCCGGCTGCATTTCCGCTTCTCCGACAAGATCATTGGGATATACTTACTCGTGCAAGAGCAATAGAAAATCAACTATTCCTGATCGCATCCAATCGGGTCGGGGCCGATGAGGGATTTTTGTTCTGCGGGAACAGCAGAATTGTTGATCCATACGGAGTCTTATCAGCTACCTGCTCCACGATCGATGAGACAATCGCTATAGCGGAAGTAGATAAATTGCGAATTAATGAAATTCGATCTAAGATGCAGATTTTCCCGGATAGGAAAGTTCAAATCTACAAACAACATAGCAATAAGTTATTTTAA